One genomic region from Thermoleptolyngbya sichuanensis A183 encodes:
- a CDS encoding DUF3536 domain-containing protein: MTFSRHDSRSEWSALAFQTDSLRLNDLADPALNQQLHTDPPACDTQGERSATGIYVTVHGHFYQPPRENPYLNAIERQPSASPYHDWNERIHYECYRPNAFARVLSDQGDLLGIVNNYEYLSFNIGPTLMSWLEHADPEVYQRILDADRKSCDRLGGHGNAIAQVYNHIILPLANDRDKRTQIRWGKADFKARFGRDPEGMWLAETAVDYSTLRILAGEGIRFIILAPSQAQRCRPLPTPDERDPHWIEVGGSQIDPVRPYRCFLNSPHFQRDGTLGQDGLGETGAAPNRAATPYIDIFFYDGPISRDMGFSDVLSSSEHFVGRIGQAVRGDHRPAQLISVATDGETFGHHKGGTEKALAYAFTHEFPQRGWLVTNFAHYLSLHPPTWEVELKPVTAWSCSHGVDRWQDDCGCGGGGEWHQKWRRPLRDALDWLRDQLIAIYEQSGGSFFHDPWAARDGYVAVLGERSDTVLDAFFAAYQSHDLMPSERVEALKLLEMQRHALLMYTSCGWFFEEVSRPEGTQILRYAARALELAEDLAAVRLEPEFVRRLAAIPSNVEQFGNGAELYRQLVAPARITPEQVAAHYAISSLFHSYSQEQRLYCYSVQRLDYQLRRMGSLTLALGQVQLTSEITREVVNLEFAVLHLGGWDFHCCIRPASGRRAYLQLRDELFEALSLASAAQVILAMTRTFGDSQSDLCGNRSFSLQDLFAEERHRLMHLLSQETLTRLDQLYTQVYRDNYGVLRAFHRDALEPPRELQVAAEIAIAHRLTHSLQALERETSDLPPTNPELCDSYLSELEAIAAEANQLHCHLTVTPAKQILERLILRLLWQALNESELDTLEPTLVWIEQLLAIGEQLHLGLALDRVQELYWRSLHRYLLPRWSVAQQHSDASAKAELALLQPLLSLGKALRIEVPLGTLA; this comes from the coding sequence ATGACTTTTTCTCGCCACGATTCTCGCTCCGAATGGTCTGCTTTGGCGTTTCAGACCGATAGTTTACGACTCAATGACCTAGCCGATCCCGCGCTCAATCAGCAGTTGCACACCGACCCACCTGCCTGCGATACCCAGGGAGAGCGTTCGGCAACAGGGATTTACGTTACCGTCCACGGGCATTTCTACCAGCCGCCCCGCGAAAATCCCTACCTGAACGCTATCGAGCGGCAGCCCAGCGCCTCCCCTTATCACGACTGGAATGAGCGCATCCACTACGAGTGCTATCGCCCTAACGCCTTTGCCCGCGTCCTAAGCGACCAGGGCGACCTGCTGGGGATCGTCAACAACTACGAGTACCTCAGCTTCAACATTGGCCCGACGCTGATGAGCTGGCTGGAACATGCCGATCCTGAAGTCTACCAGCGCATTCTAGACGCAGACCGCAAAAGCTGCGATCGCCTGGGAGGCCACGGAAATGCGATCGCCCAGGTCTATAACCACATCATCCTGCCCCTGGCCAACGACCGCGACAAGCGCACCCAGATTCGCTGGGGCAAGGCAGACTTCAAAGCCAGATTTGGGCGCGATCCCGAAGGCATGTGGCTGGCAGAAACAGCAGTAGACTACTCGACGCTGCGAATCCTGGCAGGAGAGGGCATTCGCTTCATTATCCTGGCTCCGTCGCAGGCCCAGCGCTGCCGTCCCCTGCCCACGCCCGACGAGCGCGATCCCCACTGGATTGAAGTCGGCGGCAGCCAGATCGACCCCGTGCGCCCCTATCGCTGCTTTTTGAATTCGCCCCATTTCCAGCGCGACGGCACCCTGGGGCAAGATGGGCTGGGTGAAACTGGAGCCGCCCCGAACCGAGCTGCTACGCCCTACATCGACATTTTCTTTTACGATGGCCCCATTTCTCGCGACATGGGCTTCAGCGACGTGCTGAGCAGTTCCGAGCATTTTGTGGGACGCATCGGGCAGGCGGTGCGCGGGGATCATCGTCCTGCTCAGTTGATCTCGGTGGCCACCGACGGCGAAACCTTTGGCCACCACAAAGGCGGCACGGAAAAGGCGCTGGCCTACGCCTTTACCCACGAGTTTCCGCAGCGAGGCTGGCTGGTGACAAATTTTGCCCACTACCTCAGCCTGCACCCGCCCACTTGGGAAGTGGAACTGAAGCCCGTGACGGCGTGGAGTTGTTCCCACGGAGTCGATCGCTGGCAAGACGACTGCGGCTGTGGTGGGGGCGGCGAGTGGCATCAGAAATGGCGGCGGCCGCTGCGGGATGCGCTGGACTGGCTGCGGGATCAGCTAATTGCAATTTACGAACAGTCCGGTGGTTCGTTTTTCCACGATCCTTGGGCGGCGCGGGATGGCTATGTCGCTGTGTTGGGCGAGCGTTCTGATACCGTTCTCGATGCGTTTTTCGCAGCTTACCAAAGCCACGATCTGATGCCGTCCGAACGGGTCGAAGCGCTGAAGCTGTTGGAAATGCAGCGCCACGCCCTGCTAATGTACACCAGTTGTGGCTGGTTTTTTGAAGAGGTGTCGCGGCCGGAGGGGACGCAGATTTTGCGCTACGCTGCCCGCGCCCTGGAACTGGCAGAAGACCTTGCCGCAGTTCGCCTGGAACCAGAGTTTGTCCGTCGTCTGGCGGCGATCCCCAGCAATGTGGAACAGTTTGGCAACGGCGCGGAACTCTATCGCCAACTGGTTGCGCCTGCCCGCATCACGCCAGAGCAGGTGGCCGCGCACTATGCCATCAGTTCCCTTTTCCACAGCTATTCCCAGGAGCAGCGTCTCTATTGCTATAGCGTCCAGCGGTTAGACTATCAGCTTCGCCGCATGGGATCGCTGACGCTAGCCTTGGGGCAGGTGCAGTTGACCTCCGAGATCACCCGCGAGGTGGTGAATCTGGAGTTTGCGGTGCTACATCTGGGCGGCTGGGATTTTCACTGCTGCATTCGGCCCGCCAGCGGTCGTCGCGCCTATTTGCAATTGCGGGATGAGTTGTTTGAGGCGCTGTCCCTGGCCAGTGCGGCGCAGGTGATTTTGGCGATGACGCGCACCTTTGGTGACTCGCAAAGCGATCTCTGCGGGAATCGCTCCTTTAGCCTGCAAGATCTGTTTGCTGAGGAGCGTCATCGGCTGATGCACCTGCTCAGTCAGGAAACCCTGACCCGCCTGGATCAGCTGTATACCCAGGTCTATCGGGACAACTACGGCGTGCTGCGGGCGTTTCATCGGGATGCGCTGGAGCCGCCCCGTGAACTGCAAGTGGCCGCCGAAATTGCGATCGCCCATCGGCTGACCCACTCCCTGCAAGCTCTAGAGCGCGAAACCTCTGATTTGCCCCCCACCAATCCCGAATTGTGCGACAGCTATTTGTCGGAACTAGAGGCGATCGCCGCCGAAGCCAACCAACTCCACTGCCATCTGACTGTGACCCCAGCCAAGCAAATCCTGGAGCGGCTGATCCTGCGGCTGCTGTGGCAAGCTCTCAACGAATCGGAACTGGACACCCTGGAGCCAACGCTGGTCTGGATTGAGCAACTGCTGGCCATCGGCGAACAGCTTCATCTGGGACTGGCGCTGGATCGAGTGCAGGAGTTGTACTGGCGATCGCTCCACCGCTACCTCCTGCCCCGCTGGTCTGTCGCACAGCAACACTCTGATGCATCTGCCAAAGCTGAACTGGCGCTGCTTCAACCGCTGCTGTCGCTGGGCAAGGCACTGCGTATTGAAGTTCCGCTGGGGACGTTGGCATAA
- a CDS encoding TldD/PmbA family protein, with product MLLTSLPDTLLTPAKLPHLSYAAPRDRFDESWDAPLSTLLGLGRAAGADFVEFFLERVNYINCLAEDDTITSISPSLTTGAGVRVFRGKADCYVSTNDLTFSGLKLALEKALSIMGLELPSGNAFIPEVVLEPLRDYGTRKGKEAWLEQCSSIREMGEILLAASDRLGKKASHVQSRRASYFRDWQEVLVAASDGTFARDIRLTQSTGFSLLCADGDHRASIGQRIGSTSQPDFLRTWDMDSTAEEVAESAGKMLYADYVESGTYPVVMANHFGGVIFHEACGHLLETTQIERKTTPFIDKKGEKIAHEALTAWDEGRSPNAFGTIDMDDEGMPAQRTLLIENGILKNFLSDRAGFMRTGHPRTGSGRRQNYTYAAASRMRNTYIAPGPYSLDDLFASIDKGIYCKKMGGGSVGATGQFNFAVDEAYLIENGKITKPLKGATLIGEAVEIMQRISMCSQDLGLAAGFCGSISGGIYVTVGQPHLKVDAITVGGR from the coding sequence ATGCTATTGACCAGCCTGCCCGATACGCTGCTTACCCCTGCGAAACTGCCCCATCTCAGCTATGCCGCGCCGCGCGATCGCTTTGATGAGTCGTGGGATGCGCCGCTGTCTACGCTGCTGGGGCTGGGTCGGGCGGCCGGAGCCGATTTTGTCGAGTTCTTCCTGGAACGGGTTAACTATATTAACTGCCTGGCCGAAGACGATACCATCACCAGCATTTCGCCCAGCTTGACCACGGGCGCGGGTGTGCGCGTGTTTCGCGGCAAGGCCGACTGCTACGTTAGCACCAATGATCTGACCTTTAGCGGGCTAAAGCTGGCGCTAGAAAAGGCGTTGTCCATCATGGGGCTAGAACTGCCCAGCGGCAATGCGTTCATCCCGGAAGTGGTGCTAGAGCCGCTGCGGGACTATGGTACGCGCAAGGGCAAGGAAGCCTGGCTGGAGCAGTGTAGCTCGATTCGCGAGATGGGCGAAATTTTGCTGGCAGCGAGCGATCGCCTCGGCAAAAAAGCCAGCCATGTCCAGTCGCGCCGCGCCTCCTACTTCCGCGACTGGCAGGAAGTGCTGGTGGCCGCTAGCGACGGCACCTTTGCGCGAGATATTCGCCTGACGCAATCCACCGGGTTTAGCCTGCTCTGCGCCGATGGCGACCACCGTGCCTCCATCGGGCAGCGCATCGGCAGCACCAGCCAGCCCGATTTTCTCCGCACCTGGGATATGGACAGCACCGCCGAAGAAGTGGCGGAGTCTGCCGGAAAAATGCTCTACGCCGATTATGTCGAGTCTGGCACGTACCCGGTGGTGATGGCGAATCACTTTGGCGGCGTGATCTTCCACGAAGCCTGCGGCCACCTGCTAGAGACGACGCAGATCGAGCGCAAGACTACGCCCTTTATCGACAAAAAAGGGGAGAAGATTGCCCATGAAGCGCTGACCGCCTGGGACGAAGGGCGATCGCCCAACGCCTTTGGCACGATCGACATGGACGATGAGGGGATGCCTGCTCAGCGCACATTGCTGATCGAAAACGGCATTCTGAAAAACTTCCTGAGCGATCGCGCTGGGTTTATGCGAACCGGCCACCCGCGCACGGGCAGCGGCCGCCGCCAAAACTACACCTACGCCGCCGCCAGCCGAATGCGGAATACCTACATCGCGCCGGGGCCGTACTCTCTCGACGACCTCTTCGCTTCCATCGACAAAGGGATTTACTGTAAAAAAATGGGCGGCGGCAGCGTCGGTGCAACGGGTCAGTTTAACTTTGCGGTAGACGAAGCCTATCTGATTGAAAACGGCAAAATCACCAAGCCCCTCAAGGGCGCAACTCTGATTGGTGAAGCGGTAGAAATCATGCAGCGCATCTCCATGTGTTCCCAAGATTTGGGGCTGGCGGCGGGCTTCTGCGGCTCCATCAGCGGCGGCATCTACGTCACCGTCGGACAGCCTCACCTAAAGGTCGATGCGATTACGGTCGGAGGACGGTAG